A single Bacteroidales bacterium DNA region contains:
- a CDS encoding rhodanese-like domain-containing protein has product MKKLKYLSLLLMFPLLLSNCTHVDTQVYASVDELVAEHKADVNYATVQQLDELLISGTPGVKVVDVREPEEFAAGHIPGAINVPRGLLEFSSQLTNRREKLYVYSNQQNRSTLAASNLELLKFGHVTVLDGGMDAWALAFPEKIEEGSGTASAATPAKKASSGGCGD; this is encoded by the coding sequence ATGAAAAAACTGAAATATTTATCGCTGCTGCTGATGTTTCCTCTGCTATTAAGCAACTGCACCCATGTGGACACCCAGGTTTATGCTTCGGTTGACGAGCTGGTAGCTGAACACAAAGCTGATGTTAATTATGCAACAGTACAACAACTCGACGAACTTTTGATCTCTGGGACGCCCGGAGTAAAAGTAGTGGATGTACGCGAACCTGAAGAGTTTGCAGCAGGTCATATCCCTGGCGCCATCAATGTTCCGAGGGGTTTGCTCGAATTTTCGAGTCAGCTTACCAACCGTAGAGAAAAACTCTATGTTTACAGCAACCAGCAGAACCGGTCAACATTAGCCGCTAGTAATCTCGAATTACTAAAGTTTGGGCATGTAACTGTGCTCGATGGCGGAATGGATGCATGGGCATTGGCATTTCCTGAAAAAATTGAAGAAGGCAGTGGAACAGCTTCGGCTGCAACCCCGGCCAAAAAAGCCTCATCCGGCGGATGTGGTGATTAA
- a CDS encoding hydrogenase iron-sulfur subunit, with translation MSETAKKTSAKVLVFSTEKISDPAIDLAGLLKLHYPPTVYVITVPCSSSVKPKWIMHAFEKGYDGVFIAADGSDCPFSETCTEKTSDIIAQTHILMKEKGMNPAKLKMAAICSVCAEPFVKHMNNFVEELSRN, from the coding sequence ATGTCAGAGACCGCTAAGAAGACTTCAGCGAAAGTCCTGGTATTCTCTACCGAGAAGATTTCAGACCCCGCCATTGATTTGGCGGGGCTTCTTAAATTGCATTACCCCCCAACGGTATATGTAATCACAGTGCCTTGCTCCAGCTCAGTCAAGCCCAAGTGGATCATGCACGCCTTTGAAAAAGGTTACGACGGTGTTTTTATTGCCGCCGATGGCAGTGACTGTCCGTTTAGCGAAACATGTACCGAAAAAACGTCGGACATCATCGCTCAGACCCACATCCTCATGAAAGAAAAAGGAATGAATCCTGCCAAACTCAAGATGGCCGCTATTTGCTCGGTTTGCGCAGAACCCTTCGTTAAGCACATGAACAATTTTGTAGAAGAGCTTTCGAGGAACTAA
- a CDS encoding DsrE family protein: MAKMVIGLFSGGYDKLTFAGVLLSGAAADDMDVEVYVHLKAAQWFVKGNEEGKLYLSEDNEKLDSCMQKLKEAGSPTWFEYFEMAREMTNVKVYVCSLAGRIWGGTKMDNFIDMVDGIIGIGEYIDAAKSADVHFLL; encoded by the coding sequence ATGGCAAAAATGGTAATCGGATTGTTCTCAGGCGGCTATGACAAGCTCACTTTTGCAGGTGTTTTGCTTAGCGGCGCCGCTGCCGACGATATGGATGTGGAGGTTTATGTGCACCTGAAAGCCGCCCAGTGGTTTGTGAAAGGAAATGAAGAAGGCAAATTGTACCTGAGCGAAGACAATGAAAAACTGGATTCCTGCATGCAAAAGCTGAAGGAAGCCGGAAGCCCGACCTGGTTTGAATACTTCGAAATGGCCAGGGAAATGACCAATGTCAAAGTATACGTGTGCAGCCTTGCAGGAAGGATATGGGGTGGAACCAAAATGGATAATTTCATTGATATGGTTGACGGAATCATTGGGATTGGCGAATACATTGATGCTGCAAAGAGTGCAGACGTTCATTTTTTACTTTAA
- a CDS encoding CoB--CoM heterodisulfide reductase iron-sulfur subunit A family protein: MKQKIGVYICHCGANIADHIDVEKVKASVETYPGVFLARTTMFACSDSAQKEIEEDIRSNQLDAIVVASCSPKLHLQTFRNVAMRGGLNQYNYVQVNIREQGSWAHSDKPADATTKAIQLVKAGIARVAESKELEMLRINAANKVAVIGAGVAGLRAAVELADMGTEVFLIEKEHFIGGRVSQWGKLFTSDQTGEMIVKNLYKDVIKHPKVKLYTGTQVAAKSGSVGNYNLELKITPRFITEACIPNAFDKAIEVCPVEVDDEFNFGMNKRKAIYKNYASEFPHLPAIDIENCTKCGKCVEVCSNIDLDQEVRTETINVGSILISTGFDPYEPAEGEYGYKTIDNVITLQQFLRLIELSGSKLTYKGKEIKTVGYIYCVGSMQIKGDKKYCSRYCCTSAIHTANEVYDKYKVKSYHLNRGIRTYGKQELLYTQSSLNGDVYVEFDPKKEPVIIKNGKGAVINVIDLLTAKEELEIPVDLVVLVTGMVPRKGNTIGDILKVPIGRDKFFNEIHPKLRPVETVIDGVQIAGASQSPKNISESLKSSLAAASKAASLVSKGEIELEPTLAKIHKNICEWCGKCAAICPFGAITKTTIEGREVAQVNVANCKGCGMCLPVCPVDAIDLIGYTNREIESMIDALID; encoded by the coding sequence ATGAAACAAAAAATAGGAGTTTATATCTGTCATTGCGGCGCCAACATCGCCGATCATATTGATGTTGAAAAGGTTAAAGCTAGTGTTGAAACCTACCCGGGGGTTTTCCTTGCCCGCACAACCATGTTTGCCTGTTCCGACTCGGCACAAAAAGAAATTGAAGAAGACATCAGATCCAATCAGCTCGATGCCATTGTTGTTGCTTCCTGCTCGCCCAAGTTGCACCTGCAAACTTTCCGGAATGTGGCCATGCGCGGCGGTTTGAATCAGTACAATTACGTACAGGTGAATATCCGTGAACAGGGATCGTGGGCGCACAGCGACAAACCTGCCGATGCTACAACCAAAGCCATTCAACTGGTCAAAGCAGGCATTGCACGGGTTGCCGAATCAAAAGAGCTGGAGATGCTCAGGATAAATGCTGCCAACAAAGTTGCAGTGATTGGCGCCGGCGTTGCCGGACTCAGGGCTGCCGTTGAGCTGGCTGACATGGGAACTGAGGTTTTTCTCATCGAAAAAGAGCACTTTATTGGAGGGCGTGTTTCGCAATGGGGCAAACTGTTCACTTCGGATCAAACCGGCGAAATGATCGTGAAAAACTTGTATAAGGATGTGATTAAGCATCCTAAAGTGAAACTCTACACCGGAACCCAGGTAGCTGCAAAGTCGGGTAGCGTGGGTAACTACAATCTCGAATTGAAGATCACCCCCCGCTTCATTACCGAAGCCTGCATTCCCAATGCTTTTGATAAAGCCATCGAAGTTTGCCCGGTAGAAGTTGACGATGAATTCAATTTTGGCATGAATAAGCGCAAAGCTATTTATAAAAATTATGCTTCCGAATTTCCCCACCTGCCGGCCATTGACATCGAAAATTGCACCAAATGCGGAAAATGCGTTGAAGTATGCAGTAACATTGATCTTGATCAGGAAGTAAGAACCGAAACCATCAATGTGGGTTCGATCCTGATTAGCACCGGATTTGATCCTTATGAGCCTGCCGAAGGTGAATATGGATATAAAACCATTGACAATGTGATCACGCTTCAGCAATTCTTGCGGTTGATCGAGCTGAGCGGCAGTAAGTTGACTTATAAGGGAAAAGAGATCAAAACTGTTGGATACATCTATTGTGTGGGAAGTATGCAGATCAAGGGCGATAAAAAATATTGTTCCCGTTATTGCTGCACTTCGGCCATTCATACGGCCAATGAGGTTTACGACAAATACAAGGTAAAATCCTATCATCTCAACAGAGGAATCCGTACCTATGGCAAACAGGAATTGCTTTACACCCAATCATCCCTCAACGGTGATGTTTACGTAGAATTTGACCCTAAAAAGGAACCCGTCATTATCAAGAACGGAAAAGGAGCCGTCATCAATGTGATTGACCTGCTGACCGCAAAGGAAGAGTTGGAAATTCCGGTTGATCTGGTAGTATTGGTGACCGGGATGGTTCCACGCAAGGGAAATACGATTGGCGACATTCTGAAAGTTCCGATTGGCCGGGATAAATTTTTCAATGAAATTCACCCAAAACTGCGCCCGGTAGAGACTGTGATTGACGGTGTTCAGATTGCAGGCGCCAGCCAGTCGCCCAAAAATATCTCCGAATCGCTCAAATCATCGCTTGCGGCTGCATCCAAAGCAGCTTCACTGGTGAGTAAAGGGGAAATAGAACTTGAACCTACGCTTGCAAAAATTCATAAGAACATTTGTGAATGGTGTGGAAAGTGCGCTGCGATTTGTCCGTTTGGCGCCATCACCAAAACAACGATCGAAGGCAGGGAGGTAGCCCAGGTGAATGTGGCCAACTGTAAAGGCTGTGGAATGTGTCTGCCGGTATGTCCTGTGGATGCGATTGACCTGATTGGTTACACCAACCGCGAAATCGAAAGTATGATTGATGCATTGATTGATTAA
- a CDS encoding CoB--CoM heterodisulfide reductase iron-sulfur subunit A family protein, translating to MPDTTETTNRFDALVIGGGIAGAEAALNLANMGFSVVIVEKDLSLGGKMIHLSKVFPTLDCSACITTPKISETARHPNIKIFTYSEVHDIKKLGENRFTAQIHKKPRYVKEDECTGCEACEKVCPVIVEDQFQFDLVGRKVAYIPFSIANPRVAAIDIENCILCGACEKACLAEAIDFTQEMEIIPIEIKAVVVATGYHLIDPVKLPNYGYSKFKNVVTAMQMERQLVPTRPFNTVLRPKDGKMPENIAYVLCAGSRDETVGNPICSQICCMYSIKQAQLIMGALPMADVTIYYLHIRAFGKGFNEFYLQAKSMGVDFVKGKVAKITEKENGNLIVRYEDVYKGKVKETEHDLVVLANGILANDGISEMFDGVKLETDPFHYVKQIDELANPTRTSIPGVFVAGAASGPMDIPDSILSAGAASSETASYIRRLS from the coding sequence ATGCCAGATACTACCGAAACAACAAATCGATTTGATGCGCTTGTTATCGGCGGAGGTATTGCCGGTGCAGAGGCTGCGCTGAATCTTGCCAATATGGGCTTCAGTGTGGTGATTGTGGAAAAAGACCTCTCTCTGGGTGGAAAAATGATCCACCTCAGCAAAGTATTTCCGACTCTCGATTGTTCTGCCTGTATTACTACGCCAAAGATCTCGGAAACAGCAAGACATCCTAACATCAAAATATTTACTTACAGCGAGGTTCACGACATTAAAAAGCTGGGAGAAAATCGGTTCACGGCCCAAATTCACAAGAAACCCCGCTATGTAAAAGAGGACGAATGTACCGGTTGCGAGGCCTGCGAAAAGGTGTGCCCGGTGATCGTTGAAGACCAGTTTCAGTTTGACCTGGTTGGCCGTAAAGTCGCTTATATTCCTTTCAGCATTGCCAATCCGCGCGTGGCTGCCATTGACATCGAGAATTGCATCCTTTGCGGCGCCTGCGAAAAAGCCTGTTTGGCCGAAGCCATTGACTTCACGCAGGAAATGGAAATTATCCCGATCGAGATCAAAGCAGTTGTAGTAGCTACAGGGTATCATCTGATTGACCCGGTAAAGTTGCCAAACTATGGCTATTCAAAATTTAAAAACGTGGTGACAGCCATGCAGATGGAACGTCAGCTCGTTCCCACCCGTCCTTTTAATACAGTACTCAGGCCAAAAGATGGTAAAATGCCCGAAAACATTGCTTACGTGCTTTGTGCCGGATCGCGCGATGAAACTGTTGGAAACCCCATCTGTTCTCAAATTTGCTGCATGTATTCCATCAAACAGGCACAATTGATTATGGGAGCGCTACCAATGGCCGACGTCACCATTTATTACCTGCATATCCGCGCATTTGGCAAAGGATTTAATGAATTTTATCTACAGGCAAAAAGCATGGGTGTGGATTTCGTTAAAGGAAAAGTTGCCAAGATCACCGAAAAGGAAAACGGGAACCTGATTGTCCGCTATGAAGACGTTTATAAAGGAAAAGTAAAAGAAACCGAACATGATCTTGTAGTGCTTGCCAATGGCATTCTGGCCAATGATGGCATATCCGAAATGTTCGACGGAGTAAAACTGGAGACCGATCCTTTCCACTATGTTAAGCAGATTGATGAGTTGGCCAATCCCACCCGCACCAGCATTCCCGGCGTATTTGTTGCCGGCGCCGCTTCAGGACCGATGGATATTCCTGACTCAATTCTTTCGGCAGGCGCCGCATCATCCGAAACAGCAAGCTACATAAGGAGGTTGTCATGA
- a CDS encoding sulfurtransferase TusA family protein translates to MTNEELKALDIAKSVDARGTACPGPLLAAKKAIGEIEEGEIMEVLSADEGTKRDIPKWAEKKGYDYLGDMEEDGYFRLYLRKN, encoded by the coding sequence ATGACAAACGAAGAATTGAAAGCATTAGATATTGCGAAAAGCGTTGACGCAAGAGGCACTGCATGTCCCGGACCGCTGTTGGCAGCTAAAAAAGCCATCGGCGAAATTGAAGAAGGGGAAATTATGGAAGTGCTTTCGGCTGACGAAGGGACAAAAAGAGATATCCCCAAGTGGGCCGAGAAAAAAGGCTATGACTACCTGGGCGATATGGAAGAGGACGGATACTTCAGGCTTTATCTCAGGAAAAACTAA